A part of Paenibacillus sp. 481 genomic DNA contains:
- a CDS encoding response regulator transcription factor gives MPTILVADDDANIRELVCLFLRNEGFATVEATEGEEALTVYASTNVDLVVLDIMMPIMDGWTLCKELRRVNPDLPLLMLTARGETWEKVKGFQLGTDDYLTKPFDPLELMARVKALLKRYRIGSTQSIRLGNVILDRQTYKVMRGAELLTLPLKEFELLYKLAGTPGQIYTRAQLIDQIWGIDYMGDDRTIDVHIKRLRERFATTPDFRIETVRGLGYRLEVYE, from the coding sequence ATGCCTACTATATTGGTTGCTGACGACGATGCGAACATTCGCGAACTTGTTTGTTTATTTCTACGGAACGAAGGATTCGCCACAGTTGAAGCCACAGAGGGTGAAGAAGCACTAACCGTCTATGCCTCGACGAATGTTGATCTTGTGGTACTCGATATTATGATGCCGATTATGGATGGTTGGACGTTATGCAAGGAGCTTCGAAGGGTTAATCCCGATCTTCCGTTACTGATGTTGACTGCGAGAGGCGAAACATGGGAGAAAGTGAAAGGGTTCCAACTTGGGACGGACGATTATTTGACAAAACCGTTCGATCCGTTGGAGTTGATGGCTCGTGTTAAGGCACTACTGAAACGATATCGGATTGGTTCGACGCAGTCGATCCGATTAGGTAACGTCATTCTTGATCGGCAGACCTATAAGGTGATGAGAGGGGCGGAGTTACTCACGTTGCCACTCAAGGAGTTCGAATTACTTTATAAGCTCGCTGGTACACCTGGACAAATCTACACGCGCGCACAACTGATCGATCAAATTTGGGGGATCGATTACATGGGAGATGATCGTACGATAGACGTACATATTAAGCGTCTGCGCGAACGGTTCGCGACTACACCTGATTTTCGTATCGAAACGGTGCGTGGGCTTGGATACCGGCTTGAGGTATACGAATGA